The sequence below is a genomic window from Desulfobulbus oligotrophicus.
GTTCAAGATCGAGGACCTTACCTCCGGTTTTCGCCTGGTCCGGGTTTCCGTGGCCAAACAATTTCTCTACCTGTTGCCCAACACCTTTTCCTACCCATCCACCTTAACCATGGCCTATCTGCGAAGCGGCCGCAGCGTCAAGTACATCCCCATTCAAACCAGGGCACGGGTCGGTAAAAGCAAAATCAAACTCCTGCGGGACGGTACCCGGTTTTTCCTTATCATCACTAAAATAGCCACCCTGTTTTCACCGTTTCGCGTGTTCCTACCCATCAGTTTCAGCCTGTTCACCACCGGGGTCTGCTACTATGCCTACACCTTTTTCACCCAGGGCCGGTTCACCAATATGTCGGCACTGCTGTTCAACACTTCGGTCATTATCTTTATGATCGGTCTGGTGGCCGAGCAGGTCAGTCAGATGCGCTACGATCGGACAGAGTAGTCACATCCTGATGAAGCCAAAGCTGCTGGTTGTTACCTCAACCTTTCCTCGCTGGCTGAATGACACAGACCCTCCATTTGTGTATGAACTGTCCAGAAGATTGGTCCGCTCGTTTGATGTAACCGTACATACACCGTGCTATCATGGTGCATTGGCCTCTGAGTGGATGGATGGAGTACACATCCACCGTTTCCGTTATTTTTTTTCTCCATTTGAACGGTTAGCAGGAGGGCAGGGGATTGTTCCGAAAATACGACGAAACAAACTCTATTTTTTGCTTCTTCC
It includes:
- a CDS encoding glycosyltransferase family 2 protein; protein product: MTVADTKKYEVTILLPAFNEEGVIGTTIQRIRELYPEYEILVVDDGSTDQTMAEAMAAGANVWPHPYNIGNGAAIKSGLRCARGEWVVMMDADGQHQPEDIARLLAHRDRFDMVVGARTRQSETRAHRDLANWLYNKFASYVTKFKIEDLTSGFRLVRVSVAKQFLYLLPNTFSYPSTLTMAYLRSGRSVKYIPIQTRARVGKSKIKLLRDGTRFFLIITKIATLFSPFRVFLPISFSLFTTGVCYYAYTFFTQGRFTNMSALLFNTSVIIFMIGLVAEQVSQMRYDRTE